The following proteins are co-located in the Methanobacterium formicicum DSM 3637 genome:
- a CDS encoding sugar phosphate nucleotidyltransferase gives MTSTVGMILCGGFGKRLRPLTERVPKPLIEIKDDYTILDKQLFDFKNAGINQVFLLTGFLSDKIRERFGDNYMGVKIEYVEEDKPLGTLNAIKLGMEAVGPGKQCIIRNGDVVADLNIKKMVENGEKSDHPLSLFITRMVSPYGIVEISGDRLVSFKEKPVLDYYINGGVYFSKGEIDFGDFDVGDIEKTVFPMYAKNNQLGYYQEDGLFWMAIDTSKELEEIRKEYQNREDKPWGYEKILINTEKYLTKELFIREGYQTSYHHHPQKDETMYILSGAGYIEFEDHKEYFGKNDTIRIKPMENHTIVAMENTVLHEISTPHPNDTVRVKDYYDVR, from the coding sequence ATGACCAGTACAGTAGGTATGATACTCTGCGGAGGATTTGGAAAACGATTAAGGCCCCTCACTGAAAGAGTGCCCAAGCCCCTCATTGAAATTAAGGATGATTACACCATTCTGGATAAACAGCTCTTTGACTTTAAAAATGCAGGTATTAACCAGGTTTTCCTCTTAACCGGATTTTTAAGTGACAAGATCAGGGAAAGATTCGGCGATAATTACATGGGTGTGAAAATAGAATACGTGGAAGAAGACAAACCACTGGGGACCCTTAACGCCATAAAACTAGGAATGGAAGCTGTTGGTCCAGGCAAACAGTGCATTATACGTAACGGAGATGTTGTGGCTGATTTAAATATTAAAAAAATGGTGGAAAATGGTGAAAAATCAGACCACCCCCTATCACTCTTCATTACCAGGATGGTCTCCCCCTATGGTATAGTAGAGATCAGCGGAGATCGTCTGGTTTCATTCAAGGAAAAACCAGTCCTGGATTATTATATTAACGGAGGAGTTTACTTCTCCAAGGGAGAAATTGATTTCGGTGACTTTGATGTGGGAGATATTGAAAAAACCGTGTTCCCCATGTACGCCAAGAATAACCAGTTAGGTTACTACCAGGAAGACGGTCTGTTCTGGATGGCAATTGACACCTCCAAAGAACTGGAGGAAATCCGTAAAGAGTACCAGAACCGGGAAGATAAACCATGGGGATACGAAAAAATCCTGATAAACACTGAAAAATACTTAACCAAAGAGTTATTCATCAGGGAAGGATACCAGACCTCATATCACCACCACCCCCAAAAGGATGAAACCATGTACATCCTAAGTGGAGCCGGATACATAGAATTTGAAGACCACAAAGAGTACTTCGGGAAAAATGACACTATCCGTATTAAACCTATGGAAAACCACACTATCGTAGCCATGGAAAATACTGTTCTCCATGAAATATCAACACCACACCCTAACGATACCGTAAGAGTCAAAGACTACTACGATGTCAGGTGA
- the cfbD gene encoding Ni-sirohydrochlorin a,c-diamide reductive cyclase catalytic subunit: MHPRPSPIAASLYTLRDLNADVIILHGPHGCCFRTGRLLENDGVRVVTTAMSENDFIFGASAKLEETLREADELFHPQLVGVVGTCASMIIGEDMREAVNNAGIPAKVLTVESHGGLSEGDNTEGAIAVLEAAQLEGVIPPEETERQSRMLKKATEIEKTRGMAQGKYIAPSYGDDKEKVASLLLEAFEKGDKIAFVLNAKKETSYLFADLLKIPFQEIYPENKPLIIANLDLETGLPRIRQHAQNIQEELNENRLQIDFITGGLDEYPITGDNAVEYLEKEDYDLVVVAGVPHALPIEKLNIQSVAITDGPRLVEPLKKLGYNWVVTELDAHAKTLGTDKIVESDFGTVLRVKIDEKR; this comes from the coding sequence TTGCATCCCAGACCCAGTCCCATTGCCGCATCCCTTTACACTCTCCGAGATTTAAACGCCGATGTTATTATCCTCCACGGACCCCACGGTTGTTGTTTCCGTACTGGTCGTCTTCTTGAAAATGATGGAGTGAGGGTGGTAACCACTGCCATGTCTGAAAATGACTTCATATTTGGTGCATCAGCCAAACTGGAGGAAACACTGCGTGAAGCAGATGAACTGTTCCATCCCCAACTGGTAGGTGTGGTGGGAACCTGTGCCAGCATGATCATCGGTGAAGACATGAGGGAAGCAGTTAACAACGCAGGAATCCCTGCCAAGGTTCTGACTGTGGAGTCCCATGGTGGTTTGAGTGAAGGTGATAACACTGAAGGAGCCATTGCTGTCTTAGAAGCTGCCCAGCTTGAAGGAGTAATCCCACCTGAAGAAACTGAAAGACAGAGTAGAATGCTTAAAAAAGCTACAGAGATTGAAAAAACCAGGGGTATGGCTCAGGGAAAATATATAGCTCCATCCTACGGGGATGATAAAGAAAAAGTAGCCAGCTTACTCCTTGAAGCCTTTGAAAAGGGAGATAAAATTGCATTTGTACTCAACGCTAAGAAGGAGACATCATACCTCTTCGCTGACCTTCTAAAAATACCTTTCCAGGAGATTTACCCTGAAAATAAACCCTTAATCATTGCCAACCTTGATCTGGAAACTGGTCTTCCCCGTATCCGGCAACATGCCCAGAATATCCAGGAAGAGTTGAATGAAAACAGATTACAGATAGATTTTATAACAGGAGGACTGGATGAATATCCAATAACTGGCGATAATGCAGTTGAATATCTGGAAAAAGAAGATTACGATCTAGTAGTGGTGGCTGGAGTGCCCCATGCTCTGCCCATTGAAAAATTAAACATTCAATCTGTTGCCATTACTGATGGTCCCCGCCTGGTGGAGCCACTGAAAAAACTAGGATATAATTGGGTGGTTACCGAGCTGGATGCCCATGCGAAAACACTAGGAACTGATAAAATAGTTGAATCTGATTTTGGAACTGTTTTAAGGGTAAAAATTGATGAAAAAAGATAA
- a CDS encoding DNA/RNA nuclease SfsA: MKILNLMEGIFRDRPNRFTVEFETSSGIEKAHLRDPGRLKELLIPGVELLLRPALNPESRKTKYDVIAVWSEGIWVLINSGFHSDLAAEMIKSKIVLELSDYTVKKREYTFGKSRLDFLLTKMDKLIKMDKRGKKESKRVSKKNSLEVDHDLLMEVKGCTLVEEGHARFPDAPTIRGKRHLEELIKAKKEGMESAVLFLIPREDAKVFSPNWEMDPDFSKTLKQAEHENVKIIAYSFTLDYHKKELELKPLKKIKVKVKP; encoded by the coding sequence ATGAAAATATTAAATTTAATGGAAGGAATATTCCGAGATAGGCCCAATCGTTTCACAGTAGAGTTTGAAACATCTTCCGGGATCGAAAAAGCACATTTAAGAGACCCGGGTAGATTAAAGGAACTCTTAATCCCCGGGGTGGAACTACTTTTGCGCCCGGCCCTTAACCCGGAATCACGTAAAACCAAATATGATGTAATCGCAGTTTGGAGTGAAGGAATCTGGGTGCTCATCAATTCTGGTTTTCACAGTGATCTTGCAGCTGAAATGATTAAATCTAAAATTGTACTTGAATTATCAGATTACACTGTAAAAAAAAGAGAATACACCTTTGGGAAGAGTAGGCTTGATTTTCTTTTAACTAAAATGGATAAATTAATTAAAATGGATAAAAGAGGAAAAAAAGAGTCTAAAAGGGTCAGTAAAAAAAATTCACTGGAAGTGGATCATGACCTGCTAATGGAAGTAAAAGGATGCACCCTGGTTGAAGAGGGTCATGCCAGGTTTCCTGATGCGCCTACCATCCGGGGAAAAAGACACCTGGAAGAACTTATAAAAGCTAAAAAAGAGGGAATGGAATCTGCAGTGCTTTTTTTGATTCCAAGAGAGGATGCTAAAGTATTTTCACCCAACTGGGAGATGGATCCTGATTTTTCCAAGACACTAAAACAGGCAGAACACGAAAATGTCAAGATAATTGCCTATTCTTTCACACTCGACTACCATAAAAAAGAATTGGAATTAAAACCATTAAAAAAGATAAAAGTAAAAGTTAAACCTTAA
- a CDS encoding TrkA family potassium uptake protein, whose protein sequence is MFVILRVLRKSLPMVAKQRLTWILILVLCIIAYGTIGFHFIEGQSWIVSFYWTFVTIGTVGYGDYSPKSPLGMFFTISLIILGIGTFALAVESLVNLIFKRQQMKLMGLINVERSKHVVICGWTESTVECIKEIGKTAEIFVLDENEQVQKNALKNGANFVHGDPTRIKDLEKANVKGAQAVIVDMESDSRTIHAILSIRKVDKKVRVVAEVQRYENIEQIKLAGANQVVSPFVISGRLMHKSIDDGYEAMFVQDVLAEHTSREMREVKINPESQFNGLSLLEADIHERTGVVVVGVGRDGDLIIDPPRDYILKTGDVILGIGKVEEFEKLENIKLT, encoded by the coding sequence ATGTTTGTAATTTTAAGGGTACTCAGGAAAAGCTTACCTATGGTTGCTAAACAGAGATTGACCTGGATTTTAATCCTGGTTCTCTGTATAATTGCCTATGGAACTATTGGGTTTCACTTCATTGAAGGACAATCATGGATCGTGTCTTTTTACTGGACCTTCGTAACCATAGGAACAGTCGGATATGGAGATTACAGTCCTAAAAGCCCTTTAGGAATGTTTTTCACCATCAGCCTAATTATTTTAGGTATTGGAACCTTTGCCCTGGCAGTAGAGTCCCTGGTAAACCTAATCTTCAAAAGACAACAAATGAAACTTATGGGGCTGATAAACGTGGAAAGATCAAAACACGTGGTTATATGTGGATGGACCGAAAGTACAGTGGAATGCATTAAGGAAATTGGGAAAACAGCAGAAATTTTCGTTCTTGATGAAAATGAACAGGTGCAGAAAAATGCCCTAAAAAATGGTGCTAACTTCGTTCATGGGGATCCCACTCGCATCAAAGACCTGGAGAAGGCTAATGTTAAAGGAGCTCAGGCAGTTATTGTAGATATGGAATCTGATTCTAGAACCATCCATGCCATCCTGAGCATACGTAAAGTAGACAAGAAGGTTAGAGTGGTAGCTGAAGTCCAGCGTTATGAAAATATTGAACAGATTAAGCTGGCTGGTGCCAACCAGGTAGTCTCACCCTTCGTAATATCCGGACGTCTCATGCATAAAAGTATCGACGATGGATACGAGGCCATGTTCGTTCAGGATGTTCTGGCAGAACACACCAGCAGAGAAATGAGGGAAGTTAAAATCAACCCTGAAAGCCAATTCAACGGTTTAAGTCTTTTAGAGGCTGATATTCACGAAAGAACTGGAGTAGTGGTTGTTGGAGTGGGCCGTGACGGAGACCTTATCATTGATCCACCACGTGATTACATCCTAAAAACTGGAGATGTAATTCTGGGCATTGGAAAAGTGGAAGAGTTCGAAAAACTGGAAAACATTAAGTTAACCTGA
- a CDS encoding cation-transporting P-type ATPase has product MKINELPPEEVYDELKTSETGLTNVKAKKRLEKYGPNQIEEVKKKPVIFKFLANLYQLLALLLWAASGLAFLSGTPQLGFAIIAVIIINAIFSFWQEYKAEQALEALKKILPSRAKVIRDNEKKEVLSSQLVPGDFLVLDEGDNISADARLVETSQMKVDSSTLTGESKPVRKFAHEVPEAEHAFVEMGNLVFAGTSVASGSGKAVVFATGRETEFNQIASLTQEVSQEPSPLQKELARVTRIIALIAILLGVTLFAVNLWVVKLPLQVAFIFAIGLTVANVPEGLLPTVTLALAASVQKMVRKNALIKRLSSVETLGSTNIICTDKTGTITQNEMTVRKVWLPCEIIEVTGAGYSPEGEFLHKGSPIDHREIRELKLLLRSATFCNDSKLIEAETPQDKWKIIGDPTEASLLVAARKNGFNWEEEIEKNPRILELPFDSQRKSMTSIHQENHGQVAYVKGAPKKIISLSPMISDDGVVRPFTDEEKVKVIKIHDKLAASGLRILAMAYRDLPPDFDDYQTENVERDLVFLGMMAMQDPPRPEVKPAVGDCHKAGIRIIMITGDYGLTAQAIAKEVGIVSEDCRIVKGNELDQMSDEEVKEVLKGECNVIFARAVPEHKMRIASILESMDEIVAMTGDGVNDAPALRKADIGVAMGITGTDVAKEAADMILTDDNFATIVEAIKEGRTIYENIRKFITYIFSHETAEIVPFVMMVLFRIPLPITVMQILAIDLGTDTVPALALGVGPSESDVMNRPPRPRKERLLNFGVIFRGYIFLGIIEAALVMSGFFWVLLSSGWTWGQQLSFTDPVYLKATSMVFAGIVLAQMGNLLGCQTNRTSVLEVGIFKNRWIIRGIAFSVAVLLAIIYIPPLQGIFGTIALGLYEWLYLLTFVPIMFLADELRKYMVRKNRTIP; this is encoded by the coding sequence ATGAAGATCAATGAACTCCCTCCTGAAGAAGTTTATGATGAATTAAAAACTTCTGAAACGGGATTAACCAATGTAAAGGCCAAAAAGAGGCTTGAAAAATATGGGCCCAATCAGATTGAGGAAGTTAAGAAAAAACCGGTTATTTTTAAGTTTTTAGCAAATCTTTACCAGCTTCTGGCATTATTACTCTGGGCAGCCAGTGGACTTGCTTTTTTAAGTGGTACACCCCAGTTAGGGTTTGCCATTATTGCAGTTATAATTATAAATGCAATTTTCAGTTTCTGGCAGGAGTACAAGGCAGAACAGGCCCTGGAAGCTTTAAAGAAGATACTTCCTTCCAGGGCCAAAGTAATCCGCGATAATGAGAAGAAAGAGGTATTATCCTCCCAGTTAGTTCCAGGGGATTTTTTAGTGCTGGACGAGGGGGACAACATCTCTGCCGATGCTCGGCTGGTGGAAACCAGTCAGATGAAAGTGGACAGTTCAACCCTTACTGGTGAGTCTAAACCGGTCCGTAAATTTGCCCATGAGGTTCCAGAAGCAGAACATGCCTTTGTAGAGATGGGTAACCTGGTATTTGCAGGGACCAGTGTGGCTTCTGGGTCTGGAAAGGCTGTGGTATTTGCCACTGGCCGAGAAACTGAGTTCAACCAGATAGCCAGTTTAACCCAGGAAGTGAGTCAGGAGCCCAGTCCCCTACAAAAGGAGCTGGCAAGGGTAACCCGTATCATAGCACTTATCGCCATACTACTGGGAGTAACCCTTTTTGCAGTGAACCTGTGGGTGGTTAAACTTCCATTACAAGTTGCTTTCATTTTTGCTATTGGACTTACAGTTGCCAATGTCCCTGAAGGACTGCTACCAACAGTTACACTGGCACTGGCTGCCTCGGTGCAGAAGATGGTCCGGAAGAATGCCCTTATAAAACGTTTGTCCAGTGTGGAAACCCTGGGATCAACCAATATCATCTGCACCGACAAGACAGGAACCATAACCCAAAATGAGATGACTGTACGTAAAGTCTGGCTTCCCTGTGAGATCATTGAGGTTACAGGTGCAGGTTACTCTCCAGAGGGAGAATTTCTACATAAAGGATCACCAATTGATCATCGAGAAATCCGGGAACTCAAGTTACTCTTAAGATCAGCAACCTTCTGTAATGATTCCAAACTTATTGAAGCTGAAACCCCGCAAGATAAATGGAAAATAATTGGCGACCCCACTGAAGCTTCCCTCCTGGTAGCTGCCCGGAAAAATGGTTTCAACTGGGAAGAAGAGATAGAAAAGAATCCACGAATATTAGAACTTCCCTTTGATTCCCAGCGGAAATCCATGACCAGCATCCACCAGGAAAACCATGGACAGGTGGCCTATGTTAAAGGTGCTCCTAAAAAAATCATCAGCCTTTCCCCCATGATCTCTGATGATGGTGTTGTAAGACCCTTCACTGATGAGGAAAAGGTGAAAGTGATTAAGATCCATGATAAACTGGCGGCTTCTGGGTTGCGTATACTGGCCATGGCATATCGTGACTTACCCCCTGATTTTGATGATTACCAGACCGAGAATGTTGAACGAGATCTGGTATTTCTGGGTATGATGGCCATGCAGGATCCTCCACGTCCAGAAGTGAAACCTGCTGTTGGTGACTGCCATAAAGCTGGTATACGTATTATTATGATTACCGGTGACTATGGTTTGACAGCTCAGGCCATAGCCAAGGAAGTAGGAATAGTGAGTGAGGATTGTCGCATTGTTAAGGGTAATGAACTTGACCAGATGAGTGATGAAGAAGTGAAGGAAGTTCTGAAGGGAGAATGCAACGTTATTTTTGCAAGGGCCGTGCCCGAGCACAAGATGCGTATTGCCAGCATCCTGGAGAGTATGGATGAAATTGTGGCCATGACTGGTGATGGGGTTAACGATGCCCCTGCCCTCCGTAAAGCAGACATAGGTGTGGCTATGGGCATTACTGGCACTGATGTTGCTAAAGAAGCCGCAGATATGATTTTAACCGATGATAACTTCGCTACCATTGTGGAAGCCATTAAAGAAGGTCGTACCATCTACGAAAACATTCGTAAATTCATCACCTACATTTTCTCCCACGAAACCGCCGAAATCGTCCCTTTTGTTATGATGGTTCTTTTCAGGATCCCTCTACCAATTACAGTTATGCAGATCCTGGCCATTGATCTGGGAACAGATACTGTGCCTGCCCTGGCCCTGGGGGTCGGCCCTTCTGAGTCAGATGTGATGAACAGACCCCCACGTCCACGTAAAGAACGCCTCCTGAACTTTGGAGTTATATTCAGAGGTTATATTTTTTTAGGGATAATTGAAGCTGCCTTGGTGATGTCTGGCTTTTTCTGGGTCTTACTAAGCAGCGGATGGACCTGGGGCCAGCAGCTTTCATTCACTGATCCGGTTTACTTGAAGGCAACCAGTATGGTTTTTGCAGGAATTGTTCTGGCCCAGATGGGCAACCTCCTGGGCTGTCAGACCAACAGAACCTCGGTACTGGAAGTGGGAATCTTTAAAAACAGGTGGATTATAAGGGGGATTGCATTCTCAGTGGCAGTGCTCCTGGCCATTATTTACATTCCACCATTGCAGGGAATATTCGGCACCATCGCCCTTGGACTTTATGAATGGCTATATTTACTCACATTTGTGCCCATAATGTTCCTGGCAGATGAACTTCGCAAGTACATGGTTCGAAAAAACAGGACCATCCCATAA
- a CDS encoding LemA family protein: MLIELIILIIIILVVIVFVYLYNSLIQLRNRVKNAWSQIDVQLNRRADLIPNLVETVKGYAKHEKTVFEKVTEARSGLMNAKTVQETAEANNMLTDTLKSLFAVAENYPELKANENFLKLQSQLEETENKIAYSRQFYNDTVLMYNNKCQMFPSNLLANSFNFKEAEFFEIEETKREVPKVEF; the protein is encoded by the coding sequence ATGCTAATCGAACTAATAATATTAATTATCATAATTCTGGTAGTAATAGTATTTGTATACCTTTATAACAGTCTGATTCAGCTTAGGAACAGGGTTAAAAATGCATGGTCTCAGATTGATGTTCAGCTGAACCGTCGTGCTGACCTCATACCTAACTTGGTGGAAACTGTGAAGGGATATGCTAAACACGAAAAAACCGTCTTTGAAAAGGTAACTGAAGCAAGATCGGGGTTAATGAATGCTAAAACAGTTCAAGAAACTGCAGAAGCAAATAACATGTTAACTGATACCTTAAAAAGTCTATTTGCAGTGGCGGAGAATTACCCCGAGCTGAAGGCCAATGAAAACTTTTTAAAGTTACAAAGCCAGTTAGAGGAAACTGAAAATAAAATAGCATACTCCAGACAGTTTTACAATGACACAGTGTTGATGTACAACAACAAATGCCAGATGTTTCCCAGCAATCTCTTAGCAAACTCCTTTAACTTCAAGGAAGCAGAGTTCTTTGAAATAGAAGAAACCAAAAGGGAAGTCCCTAAAGTTGAGTTTTAA
- a CDS encoding DUF2207 domain-containing protein: MDKKRSILLIVTLSIFLLSFMGSACAEEDRSYSIPSINMDMFLQNDGSIHVTETIHYSFSGTYNGVYRDIPLKNGQILENVKVSTQGAYSSQEVIDQGTNQRVKIYLYSDAAKTNPISNKDVAVTIEYDLVHVLRFYNDIVQLQYKLVGEGWDVPIEQLNAKIHVPSSDGVKYWLNPPYYAKNSSWQGNTLEVNSESIPSGDYFEIRMVLPKSQFSSNPTNGTIINQDALNQIEQIQTAYQNQLNFNSMLYSILAVLMILSLFVPLIIYYRYGREPKIDYRAEYERDIPTDDPPALVNAICGPGFSKKIGEPDMDGFKATIMDLIDRKYLLMEKEPSEKQGYGIDDSMFLKINPEKDKSALKEFELDILNFLGEFEQDGLISLDQISADLSDRETAKSFRDTYNNWKDDIKDRFLSDDQMDKIFIKKGDTYLKIFGVAGIIVAAIVFFVTITDSLPAAKFALVASIALGVVSVISLILPQKIAGQWTTYGEEYDAKWHNFKKYIQDFSLIKEYPPESVTIWNKYLVYATALGAAEAVRKAMELYVPNEQLEGSDIYMFHYYGGYALLASSLDNGISTASAGSGDFGGVGDIGGGDIGGGGGAF; encoded by the coding sequence ATGGACAAAAAGCGTTCTATTCTTTTAATAGTTACACTATCCATTTTCCTACTTTCATTTATGGGATCAGCTTGTGCTGAAGAAGATAGGAGCTATTCAATACCCTCCATCAATATGGATATGTTCCTTCAAAATGATGGTTCAATCCATGTTACAGAAACCATTCATTACTCCTTTTCAGGAACCTACAATGGAGTATACCGGGATATACCATTAAAAAATGGTCAAATTCTGGAAAATGTGAAGGTTTCAACTCAGGGGGCTTATTCCAGTCAGGAAGTGATTGATCAAGGTACCAACCAGCGGGTTAAAATATATTTATACTCCGATGCAGCAAAAACCAATCCCATATCCAATAAAGATGTGGCTGTGACCATTGAATATGACTTAGTTCATGTGCTGCGGTTTTACAATGATATAGTTCAATTACAGTATAAACTGGTGGGTGAAGGATGGGATGTGCCCATTGAACAGCTTAATGCCAAAATCCATGTCCCCTCCAGTGATGGTGTGAAGTACTGGTTGAATCCACCATACTACGCTAAAAATTCCAGCTGGCAGGGTAACACCCTGGAGGTAAACAGCGAAAGTATTCCTTCAGGTGATTACTTCGAAATCAGGATGGTTCTACCTAAAAGTCAATTCTCATCCAATCCCACCAACGGGACAATCATAAATCAAGACGCCTTAAATCAGATAGAACAGATTCAAACTGCTTACCAAAATCAACTGAACTTTAACAGCATGTTATATTCAATTTTGGCAGTATTAATGATCCTATCTCTCTTTGTGCCTTTAATTATTTATTACAGGTACGGAAGGGAGCCAAAAATAGATTACCGGGCAGAATACGAACGGGATATTCCTACCGATGATCCACCGGCCCTGGTAAATGCCATCTGTGGTCCAGGATTCTCCAAAAAAATAGGAGAACCAGATATGGATGGATTTAAAGCCACCATAATGGACTTAATCGACAGAAAATATCTTTTAATGGAAAAAGAACCATCAGAAAAACAGGGCTATGGGATAGATGATTCAATGTTCCTTAAAATAAACCCTGAAAAGGATAAATCAGCCCTCAAAGAATTTGAACTGGACATATTAAACTTCCTGGGAGAATTCGAACAGGATGGATTAATATCTCTGGACCAGATCTCCGCGGATTTATCGGATCGGGAAACTGCAAAATCCTTCCGAGACACCTACAACAACTGGAAAGATGATATAAAGGACAGATTCCTCAGTGATGACCAGATGGATAAGATCTTCATCAAGAAGGGAGACACCTACTTAAAGATTTTCGGAGTGGCTGGAATCATAGTGGCTGCAATTGTGTTCTTTGTAACCATCACAGACTCTTTACCTGCTGCTAAGTTCGCATTAGTTGCATCAATAGCCCTGGGAGTGGTATCTGTCATTTCCCTTATTCTCCCCCAGAAGATCGCAGGCCAGTGGACCACCTATGGTGAAGAGTACGATGCCAAATGGCATAACTTCAAGAAGTACATCCAGGATTTCAGTCTCATAAAAGAATATCCTCCTGAGTCGGTTACCATCTGGAACAAGTACCTGGTGTACGCCACAGCATTAGGGGCAGCTGAAGCAGTAAGAAAGGCAATGGAGCTCTATGTGCCCAACGAGCAACTGGAAGGCAGTGATATCTACATGTTCCATTATTACGGGGGATACGCCCTTCTTGCTTCATCCCTGGACAATGGTATTTCCACAGCTTCTGCAGGATCTGGTGATTTTGGAGGAGTGGGGGATATTGGTGGAGGAGATATTGGAGGTGGAGGAGGTGCTTTTTAA
- a CDS encoding DUF2207 domain-containing protein, with product MENKLCLGIITIIISLFLFTGITTSSAVDRTYSIPSIGIDLFLMDDGTVHVTETLHYSFSGTSNEIYRNIPIKDPVKLEKLKISTPGAYSNYTINDKASSKHITIDLYSNPSKTIPISGRDVDVIIEYDLLDLVKFYNDLAQLHYDVVDGGLADDVGQVNARIHLASSEGVKYVFKSQDNSLNSTWDGNTLEFTGKNVIPGRLELMMVIPKSQFTEDPPNVVKVNQDILPELDKMQKEYQDLVNYKTNAYSMIAILLLLACFTPLIIYLIYGRDPEIDYNDEYEMDLPTDDPPAIVNAISGNLWGKEVGEPDMDGFRATIMDLIYRGYLVMDDISPENADVNLRSITFRINEDKDLNELQTFESDIINMFSYFEGEDGLIYLDDIKKNLNSGIVISGNTGSLKDDEFITFREVYNGWKNDLISKFLDEDAMSRVFQKRGDKYLKIFAVISIVTGIVGAFTAVVDPLPAARYVSYSSFILLMVGLVSFIMPQKIAGQWTTYGEEYDAKWHNFAKYIQDFSLIKDQPPESIEIWDKYLVYASALGIATKVRKSMEMILPPDVTGGKAYQFHSSGGYCELSKSLDAGIAGNNQKNSRSR from the coding sequence GTGGAAAATAAACTTTGTTTGGGCATTATAACAATTATAATATCTTTATTTCTTTTCACAGGAATAACAACATCTTCTGCTGTTGATAGAACTTATTCAATTCCTTCTATAGGCATAGATCTTTTCCTGATGGATGATGGAACTGTTCATGTTACCGAAACATTACACTACTCATTCAGTGGAACTTCAAATGAAATTTACAGGAATATCCCCATAAAAGACCCGGTTAAACTTGAAAAGCTTAAAATTTCCACTCCAGGTGCTTATTCTAATTACACAATCAATGATAAAGCAAGTTCCAAGCATATTACTATTGACTTATACTCTAATCCATCTAAAACAATCCCTATTTCTGGTAGAGATGTTGATGTTATCATTGAATACGATCTTTTAGATTTGGTAAAATTTTACAATGATCTGGCCCAACTCCACTATGATGTGGTGGATGGGGGATTGGCTGATGATGTAGGTCAGGTAAATGCCAGGATACATCTTGCATCGAGTGAGGGAGTGAAATACGTGTTTAAATCTCAGGATAATAGTTTAAATTCCACCTGGGATGGGAATACGCTGGAATTTACCGGCAAAAATGTCATCCCTGGCCGCTTGGAGTTAATGATGGTTATCCCTAAATCTCAATTCACAGAAGATCCTCCCAACGTGGTTAAAGTCAATCAGGATATTTTACCAGAATTAGATAAAATGCAGAAGGAATACCAGGACCTGGTGAATTATAAAACAAATGCTTATTCCATGATAGCAATACTATTGCTTTTGGCTTGTTTTACTCCATTAATCATTTACCTAATCTATGGTAGAGATCCTGAAATTGATTACAACGATGAATACGAAATGGACCTTCCTACTGATGATCCTCCTGCAATTGTAAATGCCATATCTGGGAATTTGTGGGGTAAAGAAGTGGGAGAACCAGATATGGATGGTTTCAGGGCAACAATAATGGATTTAATATATCGTGGCTACCTGGTCATGGATGATATCTCCCCTGAAAATGCTGATGTTAATTTGCGATCTATTACATTCCGAATTAATGAGGATAAAGATTTAAACGAGCTTCAAACTTTCGAAAGTGACATCATTAACATGTTCAGTTACTTTGAAGGAGAGGATGGTTTAATCTATCTGGATGACATTAAAAAGAATTTAAACAGTGGAATTGTCATATCTGGAAATACCGGAAGCCTGAAAGATGATGAATTCATAACATTCAGGGAAGTTTATAACGGGTGGAAGAATGATTTAATAAGCAAATTTTTAGATGAAGATGCCATGTCTCGTGTTTTTCAAAAAAGAGGAGATAAATACCTTAAAATTTTTGCAGTAATCTCAATTGTCACAGGCATTGTCGGTGCATTTACTGCAGTGGTGGATCCATTACCTGCTGCCAGATATGTCTCATATTCATCATTTATTCTTTTAATGGTAGGCCTGGTTTCATTTATAATGCCTCAAAAAATAGCTGGACAGTGGACTACTTATGGTGAGGAATATGATGCAAAATGGCATAATTTTGCAAAATATATCCAGGATTTCAGCCTCATAAAGGACCAACCACCTGAATCCATTGAAATATGGGACAAATACCTGGTATATGCCAGTGCACTGGGAATTGCCACTAAAGTCCGTAAATCCATGGAAATGATACTTCCCCCTGATGTAACAGGGGGTAAGGCTTATCAGTTCCATTCTTCAGGTGGGTACTGTGAGCTTTCCAAAAGTCTGGATGCGGGTATTGCTGGTAATAACCAAAAAAATTCGCGGTCACGTTAA